One genomic window of Sphingomonas sp. C3-2 includes the following:
- a CDS encoding ABC transporter permease, translating into MLGTTITLAFREIRRHLLRSFLTILGIVIGVSAVVTMVTLGNGATQAVQQQIAGLGANILQIRPGQGFGRGGGGPQPPDFKMEDVEAIRDQIAGVRAVAPQAQSSGMAVRNAANWSTTINGTTNAFFAAQQWQVTSGRTFSTLEEQAGKAVCVIGNTVRQNLFRGEDPVGERFRIRDVSCEVIGVLATRGQGGFGDQDDIVIMPIKAVQRRFTGNRDVRMILVAVDDDYDTAAVQSSITSLLRERRNISGGKQDDFNIFDTKQISETLQGTTKILTALLGAVAAVSLLVGGIGIMNIMLVSVTERTREIGIRLAIGAVGREVLMQFLVEAVVLACLGGLIGLLLALIASILAAPRIGVPFVFDWQINMLAFVFSAAIGVIFGYFPARRAASLNPIDALRHE; encoded by the coding sequence ATGCTGGGCACGACCATCACCCTCGCCTTTCGCGAAATCCGTCGGCACCTGCTCCGTTCGTTTCTCACCATATTGGGGATCGTGATCGGTGTCAGCGCGGTGGTGACGATGGTGACGCTGGGCAACGGCGCCACCCAGGCCGTGCAGCAACAAATTGCAGGGCTCGGCGCCAATATCTTGCAGATCCGCCCCGGTCAGGGCTTCGGACGCGGCGGTGGCGGCCCCCAGCCGCCCGATTTCAAGATGGAGGATGTCGAGGCGATCCGCGATCAGATCGCGGGCGTCCGTGCGGTGGCGCCACAGGCCCAGTCATCGGGCATGGCGGTGCGCAACGCCGCCAACTGGTCCACCACGATCAACGGCACCACCAACGCCTTTTTCGCCGCGCAGCAATGGCAGGTGACGTCGGGCCGCACCTTTTCAACGCTTGAGGAGCAGGCCGGCAAGGCCGTGTGTGTCATCGGCAACACCGTGCGCCAGAACCTGTTTCGCGGGGAGGACCCGGTCGGCGAGCGCTTTCGTATCCGCGACGTTTCGTGCGAGGTGATCGGCGTGCTCGCGACGCGCGGCCAGGGCGGGTTCGGCGATCAGGACGATATCGTGATCATGCCGATCAAGGCGGTGCAGCGCCGCTTTACCGGCAACCGCGACGTGCGCATGATCCTCGTCGCGGTGGACGACGATTATGACACCGCAGCGGTGCAATCCTCGATCACCAGCCTGCTGCGCGAGCGCCGCAACATCAGCGGCGGCAAGCAGGACGATTTCAACATCTTCGACACCAAGCAGATTTCCGAAACGCTGCAGGGCACGACCAAGATCCTGACCGCGCTGCTAGGCGCGGTGGCAGCGGTCAGCCTGCTGGTCGGTGGGATCGGGATCATGAACATCATGCTGGTGTCCGTCACCGAACGCACGCGCGAGATCGGCATCCGCCTCGCCATCGGCGCGGTGGGGCGAGAAGTGTTGATGCAGTTCCTCGTCGAAGCAGTCGTACTTGCCTGCCTTGGCGGATTGATCGGCCTGCTGCTCGCGCTCATCGCCAGCATATTGGCGGCGCCGCGTATCGGCGTGCCCTTCGTGTTCGACTGGCAGATCAACATGCTGGCCTTTGTCTTTTCAGCCGCGATCGGGGTGATATTCGGCTATTTCCCCGCACGCCGGGCTGCCTCGCTCAACCCGATCGATGCGCTCCGCCACGAATGA
- a CDS encoding GGDEF domain-containing protein, producing MTTSFDTLAADQASALSPTSRRWGDRSREEDGRGVSFVNRLFGKRSADSAPPPADADTEFDQIGAFLRANQLSPTPDNYNIAWEYMTAPHGPLGRAVSAIIEREGRLDASAATALLTQYRAQDSAEDLAEMLTRAQGFLSDGTDLIERARVDAKAYGSALSNEMAEIDRTGQTASTISALASLTSTMIQKAADAERQLRDASQQMADMQSRLSHAEKLAESDALTGLANRRAFERLLRTAITESEHDRTPLSVAFCDIDHFKRVNDTHGHATGDRVLKFVAGLLSRISNGNCHVARHGGEEFVILLKGRNAREAQRIVDKARVDLTEHHLTSRETRQQIGQISFSAGIADLQRGEEPSGLLHRADRALYRAKQDGRNRVYF from the coding sequence ATGACGACAAGCTTCGACACCCTTGCCGCCGATCAGGCCAGTGCGCTTTCACCCACCTCCCGTCGCTGGGGGGATCGCTCGCGCGAAGAGGACGGGCGCGGCGTTTCCTTCGTCAACCGTCTGTTCGGCAAGCGGAGCGCCGATAGTGCGCCGCCCCCTGCCGACGCGGACACCGAGTTCGACCAGATCGGCGCGTTCCTGCGCGCCAACCAGCTTTCGCCGACGCCGGACAATTACAACATCGCCTGGGAATATATGACTGCGCCGCATGGTCCGTTGGGCCGGGCCGTCAGCGCGATCATCGAGCGCGAAGGCCGGCTGGATGCATCGGCCGCGACGGCGCTTCTGACCCAGTACCGCGCACAGGATTCGGCCGAGGATCTCGCCGAAATGCTGACCAGGGCGCAAGGTTTTCTGTCCGACGGCACCGATCTGATCGAACGCGCCCGCGTCGATGCCAAGGCCTATGGCTCTGCCCTGTCCAACGAGATGGCGGAAATCGACCGCACCGGGCAAACGGCGAGCACGATCTCGGCACTCGCCAGCCTGACATCAACGATGATTCAGAAGGCCGCCGATGCCGAAAGGCAATTGCGCGATGCGTCGCAACAGATGGCCGACATGCAGTCCCGCCTCTCCCATGCGGAAAAGCTGGCGGAAAGCGACGCGCTGACCGGCCTTGCCAATCGCCGGGCGTTTGAACGGCTGCTGCGCACCGCCATCACCGAGAGCGAGCATGACCGGACGCCCCTCTCCGTCGCATTTTGCGACATCGATCATTTCAAGCGGGTCAACGACACGCATGGTCATGCGACGGGCGACCGCGTCTTGAAATTCGTCGCCGGATTGCTCAGCCGGATCTCGAACGGCAATTGCCATGTCGCCCGCCACGGCGGCGAGGAATTCGTCATTCTGCTGAAAGGCAGGAACGCGCGGGAAGCCCAGCGCATTGTCGACAAGGCGCGCGTCGACCTGACCGAACACCACCTCACCTCACGCGAAACGCGCCAGCAGATCGGGCAGATCAGCTTTTCCGCGGGAATTGCCGACCTGCAACGCGGCGAGGAACCCAGCGGACTGTTGCACCGGGCCGACCGCGCGCTCTACCGCGCCAAGCAGGATGGCCGAAACCGGGTCTATTTCTAG
- the rpsF gene encoding 30S ribosomal protein S6: MALYEHVFLARQDLAQAQVDALAETATKIVEDNNGKVVKTETWGLRSLAYKIAKNRKAHYVMLEIDAPAGVVAELERQTAINEDVIRYMTIKVDAHEQGPSVMMRKNERDGRRGGRGDRENREERPRREAADSE; the protein is encoded by the coding sequence ATGGCTCTCTACGAGCACGTGTTCCTGGCGCGTCAGGACCTGGCTCAGGCCCAGGTTGATGCGCTGGCAGAAACCGCCACCAAGATCGTCGAAGACAATAACGGCAAGGTCGTGAAGACCGAGACCTGGGGTCTGCGTTCGCTCGCGTACAAGATCGCGAAGAACCGCAAGGCGCACTATGTCATGCTCGAAATCGACGCGCCCGCAGGCGTGGTCGCCGAACTCGAGCGCCAGACGGCGATCAACGAAGACGTCATTCGCTATATGACCATCAAGGTCGACGCCCATGAACAGGGCCCCTCGGTCATGATGCGCAAGAACGAACGCGACGGCCGCCGTGGTGGCCGCGGCGATCGCGAAAATCGCGAAGAACGCCCCCGTCGTGAAGCTGCTGACAGCGAATAA
- the rpsR gene encoding 30S ribosomal protein S18, translating into MARPFFRRRKSCPFAAKDAPKIDYKDVRLLQGFVSERGKIVPSRITAVSAKKQRELAKAIKRARHIGLLPYIVK; encoded by the coding sequence ATGGCACGCCCATTTTTCCGCCGCCGCAAGAGCTGCCCCTTCGCCGCCAAGGATGCGCCGAAGATCGATTACAAGGACGTTCGTCTGCTTCAGGGTTTCGTCTCTGAACGCGGCAAGATCGTTCCCAGCCGCATCACCGCGGTTTCGGCAAAGAAGCAGCGCGAACTCGCCAAGGCGATCAAGCGCGCCCGTCATATCGGGCTCCTCCCCTATATCGTGAAGTAA
- the rplI gene encoding 50S ribosomal protein L9 gives MDVILLERVEKLGHIGDVVTVKDGFARNYLLPRKKALRANAANKKIFDANRAQIEADNAARRTDAEAASKDVDGKTVTLIRQASNTGQLYGSVSVRDIVDALEADGAKVSKQMVVLERPIKAIGVETVRIALHPEVSVSVKVNVARSPEEAELQAQGVDVMAAMFEKDEAGFTEEYDPNAEPGDIAAATAEETEEQAEA, from the coding sequence ATGGATGTGATTTTGCTCGAACGCGTTGAAAAGCTCGGCCACATCGGTGACGTCGTCACCGTCAAGGACGGCTTTGCACGCAACTATCTCCTGCCCCGCAAGAAGGCGCTCCGCGCCAACGCGGCGAACAAGAAGATCTTCGACGCCAACCGCGCACAGATCGAAGCCGACAACGCAGCCCGTCGTACGGACGCTGAAGCGGCATCGAAGGACGTGGACGGCAAGACCGTGACCCTGATCCGTCAGGCATCGAACACCGGCCAGCTTTATGGTTCGGTTTCGGTCCGCGACATCGTCGACGCACTTGAAGCGGACGGCGCCAAGGTCTCGAAGCAGATGGTTGTCCTCGAACGCCCGATCAAGGCGATCGGCGTCGAAACCGTCCGCATCGCGCTGCACCCCGAAGTCTCGGTTTCGGTCAAGGTGAACGTCGCACGTTCGCCTGAAGAAGCCGAACTGCAGGCACAGGGCGTCGACGTGATGGCTGCAATGTTCGAAAAGGACGAAGCAGGCTTCACCGAGGAATATGATCCCAATGCAGAACCCGGCGACATCGCCGCGGCGACCGCAGAGGAAACGGAAGAGCAGGCCGAAGCCTGA
- the folE gene encoding GTP cyclohydrolase I FolE, whose product MESTGSPENGDLVSPPAKIAVPADVEEAIRTLLRWAGDNPEREGLIDTPKRVARAWKEYCQGYDENPSYHLSRTFEEVGGYDEVVLLKDIPFQSHCEHHMAPIIGKASIAYLPKDRVVGISKLARVLHGFARRLQVQERLTAEVADCIWEHLQPHGVAVVIEATHACMTARGVRTPGVGMTTSRMMGVFREDDRSRKEVLSLMGY is encoded by the coding sequence ATGGAGAGCACCGGTTCACCTGAGAATGGCGACCTCGTCAGTCCGCCCGCCAAGATCGCGGTGCCTGCGGATGTGGAAGAGGCCATTCGCACCCTTTTGCGCTGGGCAGGGGACAATCCCGAACGCGAGGGGCTGATTGACACGCCCAAGCGCGTCGCCCGCGCATGGAAGGAATATTGTCAGGGCTATGACGAAAATCCGTCCTATCATCTTTCCCGGACGTTCGAGGAAGTCGGCGGCTATGACGAGGTCGTGCTGCTGAAGGACATTCCGTTCCAGTCGCACTGCGAACACCATATGGCGCCGATCATCGGCAAGGCCTCGATCGCCTATCTGCCCAAGGACCGGGTTGTCGGCATTTCGAAGCTGGCCCGTGTGCTCCATGGCTTTGCGCGCCGCTTGCAGGTGCAGGAGCGCCTGACCGCCGAAGTCGCCGATTGCATCTGGGAGCATCTCCAGCCCCACGGCGTTGCCGTCGTGATCGAGGCAACCCATGCGTGCATGACTGCGCGCGGTGTCCGTACCCCCGGCGTCGGCATGACGACGAGCCGGATGATGGGCGTCTTCCGCGAGGATGACCGCAGCCGCAAGGAAGTTCTGAGCCTGATGGGCTATTGA
- a CDS encoding TonB-dependent receptor, with the protein MKKRYLLATSTLALALSPPAAAQDTGTSDFGIADIVVTAQRQSERLQDVPISISAFSAETLEKQQIDNATDLQLTLPNVTFTKTNFTSSSFTIRGIGDLCVGFSCDQATGIHVNDMPLVSTRLFETEYFDLERVEVLRGPQGTLYGRNATSGVVNFITARPDLTEFHASGSFEYGNYDSYKINGMVNIPLGETLGLRVAGYYLNRDGYTKNEYDGSRIDGRDLYALRGTLRFEPSASTTIDLIGYYFREKDNRSRIQKQLCHRDPTGILGCQPDKLADEYVNANATLGVILSSREFLSIAGSPALAPFGLQSIYGTDLFAGQTLPSGNRNVRLDYNPTYFAEEIQAMAKIRQDLGDNFALTVTGGYAQNKVDSRTDYYLAAANNFTGAALPTFRAVLGNTPVGQALLDSNGNICVSDTTGAFGVGYGGGFIDSCGPASIEYDRSAAKVRQYSIEGHIDSRFDGPFNFLLGGIYLDSKTTNGTYQVAASGLDYGTAVLGGAASGGQYYVASPYFDVSDPLFRLKSYGVFGEVYFQASEKLKLTAGLRYSHDSKFSRARNILFNFPVPVGTTDIFGVPRAPGAYDADPSLPGDQLFRDARVKFSELTGRFVVDLKLTDDNLLYASYSRGYKSGGVNPPFNPVDFPNTPIGFKPEFINAFEIGTKNTLMNGTLRANFSAFYYDYKDLQLSRILNKTSFNDNTDATIYGVEAELLIQPDPAWLFNINASYLKSKIKNFSTIDTRDPSGGRSDTVIIKNLQGASNCVVIPGAGANGAAANAFVGAVNGALGLQGPVAVPGTNTTGAFSFCNVLAATAANPSPALLAAFGLQSGPLPFTVTDGVPVDLDGNELPQAPNIKVSVGGQYTHDLSNGMNLVARGDIAFTGDYFARSFNRPIDRIKSYSVINMSLQLNGTDDKWFVRGFVQNLTNNGAITGQYVTDASTGLFTNVFTLEPRRYGIAAGFKF; encoded by the coding sequence ATGAAGAAGCGTTACCTGCTTGCCACGTCAACCCTTGCACTCGCCCTGTCGCCTCCTGCCGCTGCCCAAGATACGGGAACCAGTGATTTCGGTATCGCCGACATCGTCGTGACGGCGCAGCGTCAGTCCGAAAGACTTCAGGATGTCCCCATTTCCATCTCGGCTTTTTCAGCAGAAACGTTGGAAAAGCAACAGATAGACAACGCAACAGATCTGCAACTTACGCTTCCCAACGTCACCTTTACCAAGACCAACTTCACGTCATCCAGCTTTACCATCCGCGGCATTGGTGATCTTTGCGTCGGCTTTTCGTGTGATCAGGCGACCGGCATCCATGTCAACGACATGCCGCTCGTATCGACCCGATTGTTCGAAACCGAATATTTCGATCTCGAACGCGTCGAGGTCCTGCGTGGCCCACAGGGAACGCTTTATGGTCGCAATGCGACCTCGGGCGTGGTCAACTTCATCACCGCGCGCCCGGACCTGACCGAGTTTCACGCCTCGGGCAGCTTCGAATATGGGAATTACGATTCCTACAAGATCAACGGGATGGTCAACATCCCGCTCGGCGAGACGCTGGGGCTGCGCGTCGCGGGCTATTATCTGAACCGGGACGGTTATACGAAGAACGAATATGACGGCAGCCGCATCGACGGGCGCGACCTTTACGCGCTGCGCGGTACGCTCAGGTTCGAACCGTCAGCCTCCACCACCATCGACCTGATCGGTTATTATTTCCGCGAAAAGGACAACCGCTCGCGCATCCAGAAGCAACTTTGTCACCGCGATCCGACAGGCATTCTCGGCTGCCAGCCAGACAAGCTGGCCGATGAATATGTGAACGCGAACGCCACGCTCGGCGTTATCCTCAGTTCGCGCGAATTCCTGTCCATCGCGGGATCGCCGGCTCTGGCCCCCTTCGGGCTCCAGAGCATCTATGGCACCGATCTCTTTGCGGGGCAGACGCTGCCATCGGGCAACCGCAACGTTCGGCTGGATTACAACCCGACCTATTTCGCCGAGGAAATCCAGGCGATGGCCAAGATCCGGCAGGATTTGGGCGATAATTTCGCACTGACCGTGACGGGCGGCTATGCGCAAAACAAGGTGGATTCGCGAACCGACTATTATCTGGCCGCCGCCAACAACTTCACGGGCGCCGCGCTCCCAACCTTCCGCGCGGTGCTGGGCAACACGCCCGTTGGCCAAGCGCTGCTCGATTCGAACGGCAATATCTGCGTGTCCGACACGACGGGGGCGTTCGGCGTCGGCTATGGCGGCGGCTTTATCGACAGCTGCGGCCCGGCGAGCATCGAATATGACCGCAGCGCCGCCAAGGTCCGGCAATATTCGATCGAAGGGCATATCGATTCCCGCTTCGACGGGCCGTTCAACTTCCTGCTCGGCGGTATCTACCTCGACTCAAAGACCACCAACGGCACCTATCAGGTCGCGGCGAGCGGGCTTGATTACGGCACTGCCGTTCTCGGCGGTGCGGCGTCGGGTGGCCAATATTATGTCGCCTCCCCTTATTTCGACGTCTCGGACCCGCTGTTTCGGCTCAAATCCTACGGCGTTTTCGGCGAAGTCTATTTCCAGGCCTCGGAAAAACTGAAGCTGACCGCAGGGCTGCGCTATTCGCACGACAGCAAATTCTCTCGTGCGCGTAACATCCTCTTCAACTTCCCGGTTCCGGTCGGCACCACCGACATTTTCGGCGTGCCGCGTGCGCCCGGCGCCTATGATGCCGACCCTAGCCTGCCGGGCGACCAGTTGTTCCGCGATGCCCGCGTCAAGTTCAGCGAACTCACCGGGCGTTTCGTCGTCGACCTCAAGCTTACCGACGACAACCTGCTCTACGCCTCCTATTCGCGCGGCTATAAATCGGGTGGCGTGAACCCGCCGTTCAACCCGGTCGATTTCCCGAACACACCGATCGGCTTCAAGCCCGAATTCATCAACGCCTTTGAAATCGGTACAAAGAACACGCTGATGAACGGCACGCTGCGGGCCAATTTCAGCGCCTTCTACTATGATTACAAGGATCTGCAGCTCAGCCGCATCCTCAACAAGACATCGTTCAACGACAATACCGACGCCACCATATACGGCGTCGAGGCCGAATTGCTGATCCAGCCCGACCCGGCCTGGCTGTTCAACATCAACGCCAGCTATCTCAAGTCGAAGATCAAGAATTTCTCGACGATCGACACGCGCGATCCATCGGGCGGCCGTTCGGACACGGTGATCATCAAGAACCTGCAGGGCGCCAGCAACTGCGTCGTCATCCCCGGTGCCGGCGCCAATGGCGCCGCCGCCAACGCCTTTGTCGGTGCGGTCAACGGCGCGCTGGGACTGCAGGGGCCAGTCGCCGTTCCGGGCACCAATACGACGGGCGCCTTCTCCTTCTGCAACGTGCTGGCGGCAACGGCAGCCAATCCGTCGCCCGCGCTGCTCGCCGCCTTCGGCCTGCAAAGCGGGCCGCTGCCCTTCACCGTCACAGACGGCGTGCCTGTCGATCTGGACGGCAATGAACTGCCACAGGCGCCGAACATCAAGGTATCGGTGGGCGGGCAATATACGCATGACCTGTCGAACGGGATGAACCTTGTCGCCCGCGGCGACATCGCCTTCACCGGCGACTATTTCGCCCGCAGCTTCAACCGTCCGATCGACCGGATCAAATCCTATTCGGTCATCAACATGTCGCTCCAGCTCAACGGCACCGACGACAAATGGTTCGTCCGCGGCTTCGTCCAGAACCTGACCAACAACGGGGCGATTACCGGGCAATATGTGACCGACGCCTCGACCGGCCTGTTCACCAATGTCTTCACGCTGGAGCCACGCCGTTACGGCATCGCCGCCGGCTTCAAATTCTGA
- a CDS encoding metalloregulator ArsR/SmtB family transcription factor, with protein sequence MTELSPGVFAEQARAATALLRSLANENRLLILCHLGSSGELPVNDLVARVGLGQSALSQHLARLRDEGLVASRKAGQHVYYRLCDPRAEAILALLHDMFCPELGAALSSIPAK encoded by the coding sequence ATGACTGAACTGTCCCCTGGCGTCTTTGCCGAGCAGGCGCGTGCCGCCACAGCATTGCTGCGCTCGCTCGCAAACGAGAACCGGCTTCTGATCCTCTGCCATCTCGGCAGTTCGGGTGAATTGCCCGTAAACGATCTGGTTGCCCGCGTGGGGCTTGGCCAATCGGCCCTGTCGCAGCACCTTGCCCGCCTGCGCGACGAAGGGCTGGTCGCGTCCCGCAAGGCTGGCCAGCATGTCTATTACCGGCTTTGCGATCCACGCGCAGAGGCCATCCTCGCGCTGCTGCACGACATGTTCTGCCCCGAACTGGGCGCCGCTCTCTCCTCCATTCCTGCAAAATAA
- a CDS encoding YeeE/YedE family protein, with protein MLPLAPLQAIAGGLLIGSAAGLFLLLTGRIAGISGLTANALGIARAPAARSVAIAFIVGLPIGTGLIALFRAPSITVTQSVPLLIAAGLLVGFGTRLGNGCTSGHGLCGIARLSPRSLFATITFMIVAMACVALVRPLLGA; from the coding sequence ATGCTTCCCCTTGCCCCTCTTCAGGCGATAGCGGGCGGGCTGCTGATCGGTAGCGCCGCCGGACTGTTCCTGCTTCTCACCGGACGGATCGCCGGCATCAGCGGGCTGACCGCCAATGCGCTGGGCATCGCGCGGGCGCCAGCCGCGCGCTCCGTTGCCATCGCGTTCATCGTGGGTCTGCCGATCGGCACCGGGCTGATCGCGCTGTTCCGTGCGCCGTCGATCACCGTCACCCAGTCCGTCCCGCTGCTGATCGCAGCCGGCCTGCTCGTCGGTTTCGGCACCCGGCTTGGCAATGGGTGCACCAGCGGCCACGGCCTGTGCGGAATTGCACGCCTCTCGCCGCGATCGCTGTTCGCAACAATCACCTTCATGATTGTCGCGATGGCCTGTGTCGCGCTTGTCCGTCCGCTGCTGGGAGCCTGA